Proteins encoded together in one Telopea speciosissima isolate NSW1024214 ecotype Mountain lineage chromosome 6, Tspe_v1, whole genome shotgun sequence window:
- the LOC122666089 gene encoding WAT1-related protein At3g30340-like: MADHQKKWCEEWRPVLAMVGIDIALAVVNVLLKKVLQEGMNHLILVTYRQSISTVFLSPIAYFWERKTRPKLTALTLCHLFFSAIVGASITQNLFLYGIEFTSATFSCAFINMVPAITFLLALPFKLESMNLKSKSGRAKALGTVVCVGGAMLLTLYKGTPVTTNPDPSPNYAHTKTNQLVQQGQGSGSGSSSSSSIPNYSKRADNWTMGSLALVAGSISWSSWFLIQAKIGKQYPCQYSSTAITLFFSAVQSGVLSLLIHRDISMWILKGKVEILTVLYAGMIGSGLCFVGMAWCVKKRGPLFTAAFSPLIQIVVAMFDFSILHEQLHIGSILGSILIIVGLYILLWGKSKEGEGHCMTKPQGVEDHHQQAEDQATHV, from the exons atggcTGATCATCAGAAGAAGTGGTGTGAGGAATGGAGGCCAGTGTTGGCAATGGTGGGCATTGATATTGCCTTAGCCGTTGTAAATGTGCTTCTCAAGAAGGTGCTTCAGGAGGGAATGAACCACCTGATTCTGGTCACCTATCGGCAATCAATCTCCACCGTTTTCTTATCCCCCATTGCCTATTTTTGGGAAAG GAAAACCAGACCAAAACTTACAGCTCTCACCTTATGTCACCTTTTCTTCAGTGCAATAGTCGG gGCAAGCATCACACAAAACCTCTTCCTTTATGGCATCGAATTCACTTCTGCAACCTTCTCCTGCGCCTTCATCAACATGGTGCCTGCCATCACATTCTTACTGGCTCTACCATTCAA GTTAGAGAGCATGAACTTGAAGAGCAAGAGCGGGAGAGCAAAAGCGTTAGGTACAGTGGTGTGTGTTGGTGGTGCCATGTTGCTGACACTCTACAAAGGAACACCAGTGACGACAAACCCGGACCCATCACCTAATTATGCCCACACGAAGACAAACCAACTGGTCCAACAGGGACAGGGTTCGGGTTCgggttcatcatcatcatcatcaattccAAACTATAGTAAGAGGGCCGACAATTGGACGATGGGTTCGTTAGCTTTGGTTGCTGGCAGCATCAGCTGGTCATCGTGGTTCCTTATCCAAGCAAAGATTGGGAAGCAATACCCATGCCAGTATTCTAGCACCGCAATCACGTTATTCTTCAGTGCCGTTCAATCTGGTGTGCTAAGCCTCCTCATTCACAGGGACATTTCCATGTGGATCCTCAAAGGCAAAGTTGAGATCTTGACTGTCTTATATGCT GGAATGATAGGATCAGGCTTATGCTTTGTGGGAATGGCATGGTGTGTCAAGAAAAGGGGTCCACTCTTCACTGCAGCATTTAGTCCCCTCATTCAAATCGTTGTAGCCATGTTCGATTTCTCCATCCTACATGAACAACTTCATATAGGAAG CATACTGGGATCTATTCTCATAATTGTTGGGCTATACATTCTTTTGTGGGGTAAGAGCAAAGAGGGAGAAGGTCATTGCATGACAAAGCCCCAAGGAGTAGAAGATCATCATCAGCAAGCAGAAGATCAAGCAACACATGTATAG